The Oleidesulfovibrio alaskensis DSM 16109 nucleotide sequence TGGCGGAATGGCTGCGGAAAAGGATTTCCGCCGGACCGGTTCCGCCCGGGGTGCTGCGTCGTGAAACGTGTCCGGTAACGTTTTTGTCTGACAGCCCGGCTGAATATCTGCCGGAGAGCAGATCAGGCCAGAAAGTCGGTCTCGTCACGCAGCAGTTTGCGCGCGATGTCTTTGGAGTCGATGCGGTATTCGCCGGACGCAATGCGGTCTTTGATTTCGGCAACCTTTTCGTGCCGTATTTCCGGCGTGGAAAGAGCACCCGTGTACGCTTCGGTGCGCAGCCGCGCATCATTGGACAGGCTTACACGGTCTCCGCCCGAAGACGAATCACCACTTTTGCGGCGTGCATCGCCGGTATTTTTGCTGTCCGCTTTTTCAAGCTTTGCCTGATACGGATCCAGCTTGTTAAGCAGGTTCTTGATTTGCATAGCAACCTCCCCGAGGGACGCTGTGACATCTATAGCATGGTGTCGTCCACCTTGTCCAAGGTGATGGCCCACAGCCTTTCCATGAGCTCTGCCTTTTCACCTGTGTTCAGTTCCACGGGCCCCTCCGGGGTATCGCGGAAAATCTGCATCTCAAGCTCGGTGGGCGGATATTTGAATATCAGCGGAAAACCCGCCTGCGCCTCCAGCTCTTCTTTGATGCTCCGGACAACGGGGTTGTCGCTGCCTGAAAGGATAAGGTTCTCCACCACCTCTCGGGCTATGCGCTCCACCATCATTTTCCGTTTCACGTCTGCGGGGATGGCGCTGGCTTCCTCCCCTGCCGCCAATCGCAAGGCATGACGGTATCGTGCCAGCCTGCGGGCGGTTACAAGCTGCTTGTCGTACTGCAGCAGCATGTTGCGGACATAAAACGACGTATCGGTCACAACGTTCTCCCCTCGTCTCCTCTTATCGGTATCTTTGGAGAGAACTTTAGGGGGCGAGGGGGATTTTTTTTGTTTTTTGTCCTTACTACTCTTAACGGCAAAACCCTGTGAAACATTAGGGGAAAAAATATATTGTCCGGCTGCTGCAGGCTAACAGGGTGCCGATACGGGAAGAAAAACTGCATGAAAGAATGCGCGACAGCCGTAAAGGGTGCAGAGCACGGCCGCTGCGGTTGCGTCCGGTGCGGAAATCGGGCATCTGGCGGGTGCGGTGCTTTTCTGCCGCCGGATGTACTGCAGGAGAATGCGGAATGAACGTTGACGGACCTTTTACGGCGTCCTGCCCCGTTGTACTGGCTTCGGGGTCGCCCAGACGGCAGGAGTTTCTGCGCGCCATGGGAGTGCCTTTTTCAGTGGATACGGCCGGTGCAAGCGAGCCGGAACCGGTTGAGGGTGAGGCCGCAGTGGCCTATGCGCGCCGTGCGGCATGCGCCAAAACCCTGCCGGTGGCCCGTCGCCACGCTGCGGCCTGTGTTATCGGGGCCGATACCGTGGTGGCACTGGATGGTGTCATAATGGGCAAACCTGCCGGCCATGCGCATGCGCTCTCCATGCTGCGGGCTCTGGCCGGTGCGCGGCACGAGGTGGTCAGCGCGTGCTGCATCTGCCTGCCCGGCAACGCGCAGGAACCCGTGGTGCTTCATGCGGTGACATCGGTCTGGATGCACAGGTGGGACGATGCCGCCCTGAAAGCCTATATCGCCACGGGAGAACCGGCGGACAAGGCAGGCGCCTACGGCATTCAGGGTATAGGGGCTTTTCTGGTTTCGCGCATTGACGGTTCGTGGAGCAATGTCGTGGGGCTGCCGCTGACAGAGCTGCTGACCGAACTGCAGCGTCGTGGATTGGTTGTTCCGTCGGGTGCGCAGACTGCGGAACAAGACGGACATGCCCCGGATGTGCGGGACTGACACACCTGTCCGGGCGGCGTCGCGGGGTACGCGGTGCGCGGCAGCCGGACGGAGGAGAAGACAAGATGACTGAGCAGCGTTCTTTTATGGACAGAACGGCCCTGTTTGTGGCCAGAGGTCTGGGAGCAGGGTTGTTTCCCGTGGCACCGGGAACATGCGGCACTGCGCTGGGGGCATTGCTGGCTCCCTGGCTGTTTCTGCCGCTGTCTTTTCCCGCGCGCCTTGTGGTGGTGATTCTTGTGTTTATGCTGGGCTGCTGGGCCGCCGACAGAGCGGAACACCTGTTGGGCCGCAAAGACCCCGGCGAGGTGGTTATCGATGAGATTTTCGGCTTGTGGCTTTGTCTGCTGCCTTTTGCGCAGGTGAGCACGCAGGGGCTTGTCTGGGCGTTTGTGCTGTTCCGCATTTTTGACATTGCCAAACCGTGGCCTGTGCGTCAGGCGGAATCGTGGCTGCCGGGCGGCGGCGGCGTGATGATTGACGACGGTGTGGCCGGTCTGTGGGCCATGGTTGTGTTTGCGGCCATACACGGCGTCTGATGATGTCTGCTGCTGCGGCAGGGCCATGACGGGCGCTTCTTTGCCGGAGCGCCGTATGTGGCCTTTGGCCGCAGGGCTGCCGGTTGCCGGTGTGCGCAGTCTGCATAAATCTGCTCCGGCTTCTTTTCTTGCGGTATGTTGTTCTGTTGCATGGCCGCAGGGGGGCTGCGGTATCCGCTGCTGAGCGCCGTGCGGTATACGGCATGGCACAGCTCTCGCGGCGGCCCGCAGTGTTTCGGGGCCGCCGTGCTGCTGTCCGCATGGCTTTTGCGTGTTCTT carries:
- the flgM gene encoding flagellar biosynthesis anti-sigma factor FlgM, coding for MQIKNLLNKLDPYQAKLEKADSKNTGDARRKSGDSSSGGDRVSLSNDARLRTEAYTGALSTPEIRHEKVAEIKDRIASGEYRIDSKDIARKLLRDETDFLA
- a CDS encoding DVU0524 family FlgM-associated protein; this encodes MTDTSFYVRNMLLQYDKQLVTARRLARYRHALRLAAGEEASAIPADVKRKMMVERIAREVVENLILSGSDNPVVRSIKEELEAQAGFPLIFKYPPTELEMQIFRDTPEGPVELNTGEKAELMERLWAITLDKVDDTML
- a CDS encoding Maf family nucleotide pyrophosphatase yields the protein MNVDGPFTASCPVVLASGSPRRQEFLRAMGVPFSVDTAGASEPEPVEGEAAVAYARRAACAKTLPVARRHAAACVIGADTVVALDGVIMGKPAGHAHALSMLRALAGARHEVVSACCICLPGNAQEPVVLHAVTSVWMHRWDDAALKAYIATGEPADKAGAYGIQGIGAFLVSRIDGSWSNVVGLPLTELLTELQRRGLVVPSGAQTAEQDGHAPDVRD
- a CDS encoding phosphatidylglycerophosphatase A, with amino-acid sequence MTEQRSFMDRTALFVARGLGAGLFPVAPGTCGTALGALLAPWLFLPLSFPARLVVVILVFMLGCWAADRAEHLLGRKDPGEVVIDEIFGLWLCLLPFAQVSTQGLVWAFVLFRIFDIAKPWPVRQAESWLPGGGGVMIDDGVAGLWAMVVFAAIHGV